A stretch of the Vitis riparia cultivar Riparia Gloire de Montpellier isolate 1030 chromosome 13, EGFV_Vit.rip_1.0, whole genome shotgun sequence genome encodes the following:
- the LOC117928586 gene encoding probable chalcone--flavonone isomerase 3: MGTEMVMVDEIPFPPQITTAKPLCLLGYGITDIEIHFLQIKFTAIGVYLEPEIVGHLQPWKGKSGKELAENDDFFEALISAPGEKFLRIVVIKEIKGSQYGVQLESAVRDRLAADDKYEEEEEEALEKVVEFFQSKYFKKDSIITFHFPATSCTAEIVFATEGKEESKITVENANVVEMIKKWYLGGTRGVSPTTISALANTLATELSK, translated from the exons A TGGGAACTGAAATGGTGATGGTGGATGAGATCCCTTTTCCTCCTCAGATCACAACGGCCAAGCCATTATGCCTTCTGGGTTATG GAATTACTGACATTGAGATTCACTTTCTCCAGATCAAGTTCACAGCAATTGGAGTTTACTTGGAACCTGAAATTGTGGGCCATCTGCAACCATGGAAGGGTAAATCTGGAAAGGAGCTTGCAGAGAATGATGATTTCTTTGAGGCTCTTATTTCAG CTCCTGGAGAGAAGTTTTTGAGAATTGTGGTGATCAAGGAGATCAAGGGTTCACAGTACGGGGTGCAGCTAGAGAGTGCAGTCAGGGACCGATTGGCAGCAGATGACAAATAtgaagaagaggaggaggaagCTTTGGAGAAAGTTGTTGAGTTCTTCCAGtctaaatatttcaagaaaGATTCCATCATTACGTTCCATTTTCCTGCAACTTCATGCACTGCTGAG ATTGTATTTGCAACTGAAGGAAAAGAGGAGTCAAAGATCACCGTAGAGAATGCAAACGTTGTTGAGATGATCAAGAAATGGTACTTGGGTGGAACAAGGGGAGTGTCTCCTACAACCATCTCGGCCTTAGCCAACACCCTTGCAACAGAGTTGTCCAAATGA
- the LOC117928497 gene encoding cytochrome P450 716B1-like: protein MEVLLSSLEESSFEWKLPLISTILVTLIALLAGSIKLKFSPPVDKKLPSGSLGFPFIGETISFLRAQRQDKTVEWIESRIAKYGPVFKTSLMGSKVVVLTGQAGNRFLFSGSDNGILSNQPMSVAKILGKHSIFELAGTRHKLVRGAIMNFLKPESIQRSVSRMDSVVQQQLFQELEGKDSVQMVGLMKKITFKVTCSLLFGLPDGKETEELLEDFTTALKGAWTVPWDLPGTVFRKALQARGRICKQLAQLVRERKAKIEEGRVDSHEDIISSLITLRQENGQPLSEEEIIDNLISVVIASHDTSTVLLGLLIRHLARDTEVCKKVLEEQKQVAKAKEGKSNGKLTWGEVQMMKYTWRVAQELMRMTPPVLGNFKCTWRDTSFGGFDIPKGWQVFWVAPGTHMDKKVFEEPEKFDPSRFENPSTSVPPYAYLAFGAGPRACPGADFSRVEVLLMIHNLITKYHWAEMIIDEPIVREPMPYPAMGLPVKLYQRSTT from the exons ATGGAAGTATTACTCTCTAGCCTTGAAGAGTCATCTTTTGAATGGAAACTGCCATTAATAAGCACCATTCTGGTAACCCTAATAGCCCTTCTTGCTGGGTCCATCAAATTAAAGTTTTCTCCACCTGTAGACAAGAAGCTTCCATCGGGGTCCTTAGGGTTTCCATTCATAGGAGAAACCATAAGCTTTCTTAGGGCGCAGAGACAGGACAAGACTGTAGAATGGATCGAAAGCCGTATCGCCAAGTATGGACCAGTGTTCAAGACCTCACTGATGGGCTCAAAGGTGGTGGTTTTAACTGGCCAAGCTGGTAATCGCTTTCTCTTCAGTGGAAGCGACAATGGCATTCTGAGCAACCAGCCGATGTCCGTCGCAAAGATTCTTGGAAAGCACAGCATCTTTGAGCTTGCAGGGACAAGGCACAAGCTTGTGAGAGGTGCAATCATGAATTTTTTGAAACCAGAAAGCATTCAAAGGTCAGTGAGCAGGATGGATTCTGTAGTCCAGCAACAACTATTTCAG GAGCTGGAAGGGAAGGATTCAGTACAGATGGTTGGGTTGATGAAGAAGATAACGTTCAAGGTGACTTGCAGCCTACTTTTTGGATTACCAGATGGGAAAGAGACAGAAGAACTTTTGGAGGATTTTACCACTGCCCTCAAAGGAGCTTGGACAGTTCCTTGGGATCTACCGGGGACGGTCTTTCGCAAAGCCTTGCAAGCAAGAGGGAGGATATGTAAGCAGCTAGCTCAACTTGTACGAGAGAGGAAGGCAAAAATTGAAGAAGGAAGAGTGGACTCCCATGAAGATATCATCTCTAGCCTTATCACTCTGAGACAAGAAAATGGCCAGCCTTTATCGGAAGAGGAGATCATTGACAACTTGATCTCGGTGGTTATTGCAAGCCATGATACGTCTACAGTACTCCTGGGACTCCTCATAAGGCACCTTGCAAGGGACACTGAGGTTTGCAAGAAGGTGCTTGAAG AGCAAAAACAAGTTGCAAAGGCCAAAGAAGgaaaaagcaatggaaagcttacATGGGGTGAAGTACAAATGATGAAATATACATGGAGAGTGGCTCAAGAGCTCATGAGGATGACTCCTCCAGTTCTTGGCAACTTCAAATGTACTTGGAGAGACACCAGTTTTGGTGGCTTTGATATCCCCAAAGGATGGCAA GTATTTTGGGTGGCTCCTGGCACACACATGGACAAGAAAGTTTTTGAAGAGCCAGAGAAGTTTGATCCATCAAGATTTGAGAACCCTTCAACATCAGTCCCCCCATACGCATACTTAGCTTTTGGAGCAGGCCCACGAGCTTGCCCTGGTGCAGACTTTTCTCGGGTTGAAGTGCTGCTCATGATCCataatttgataacaaaatatCACTGGGCAGAAATGATCATTGATGAACCTATTGTACGTGAGCCCATGCCCTACCCAGCCATGGGCCTTCCTGTCAAGCTTTACCAAAGAAGTACTACATAA